A single genomic interval of Streptomyces graminofaciens harbors:
- a CDS encoding ABC1 kinase family protein gives MSDLPRKAVTRTAKLAALPLGIAGRATWGLGKRIVGESAELVGRELQQRTAEQLFKVLGELKGGAMKFGQALSVFESALPEEVAGPYRAALTKLQEAAPPMPTRTVHSVLQERIGDHWQELFLEFEDKPSAAASIGQVHRAVWHDGRQVAVKVQYPGAGEALLSDLNQLGRFARLLGPLIPGIDVKPLIAELRDRVSEELDYGLEAQAQQAHAEEFAGDPDVVVPAVVHQCDQVLVTEWIDGIPLSEVITDGSQEQRDRAGQLLTRFLFSGPARTGLLHADPHPGNFRLLPDEKLGWRLGVLDFGTVDRLPGGLPAPIGDALRLTIEGEAEAVYEMLCTEGFVKESIELDPDAVLDYLLPIIEPVRADEFTFARGWMRSQAARIADPRSPAHQLGKQLNLPPSYLLIHRVTLSTIGVLCQLGATVRMRDELEEWLPGFLPEEESEPAAEA, from the coding sequence ATGTCTGATCTTCCCCGGAAGGCGGTCACCCGGACCGCCAAGCTTGCCGCGCTTCCGCTCGGCATCGCAGGCCGGGCCACCTGGGGACTCGGCAAACGGATCGTCGGCGAGTCCGCCGAGCTCGTGGGCCGCGAGCTGCAACAGCGCACGGCGGAGCAACTGTTCAAGGTCCTGGGCGAGCTGAAGGGCGGCGCCATGAAGTTCGGCCAGGCCCTGTCGGTCTTCGAATCGGCGCTCCCGGAGGAGGTCGCCGGCCCCTATCGCGCGGCGCTGACGAAGCTCCAGGAGGCGGCGCCCCCGATGCCGACACGCACGGTGCACTCCGTGCTCCAGGAGCGGATCGGCGACCATTGGCAGGAGCTGTTCCTGGAGTTCGAGGACAAGCCGTCCGCAGCGGCCTCGATAGGTCAGGTGCACCGTGCCGTGTGGCACGACGGCCGCCAGGTCGCGGTCAAGGTCCAGTACCCCGGCGCAGGGGAAGCCCTCCTGTCCGATCTGAACCAACTCGGCCGTTTCGCCCGCCTTCTGGGCCCGCTGATCCCCGGGATAGACGTCAAGCCGCTCATCGCGGAACTGCGGGACCGAGTCTCCGAAGAGCTCGACTACGGCTTGGAGGCTCAGGCCCAGCAGGCCCACGCGGAGGAGTTCGCGGGCGACCCGGACGTGGTGGTGCCGGCCGTGGTGCACCAGTGCGACCAGGTCCTGGTCACAGAGTGGATCGACGGCATACCCCTCTCGGAAGTGATCACCGACGGCTCTCAGGAGCAGCGCGACCGGGCAGGCCAGTTGTTGACCCGCTTCCTGTTCTCGGGCCCGGCCCGCACGGGCCTCCTTCACGCGGACCCCCACCCGGGCAATTTCCGTCTGCTGCCCGACGAGAAGCTCGGCTGGCGGCTGGGCGTCCTCGACTTCGGCACGGTGGACCGTCTGCCGGGCGGCCTGCCGGCCCCTATCGGTGATGCGTTGCGGCTGACCATCGAGGGCGAGGCCGAGGCCGTCTACGAGATGCTCTGTACGGAGGGTTTCGTGAAGGAGTCGATAGAACTGGACCCGGACGCGGTCCTCGACTATCTGCTCCCCATCATCGAGCCGGTGCGGGCGGACGAGTTCACCTTCGCCCGAGGATGGATGCGCAGCCAGGCCGCCCGCATAGCCGATCCCCGCTCCCCCGCCCACCAGCTCGGCAAGCAGCTGAACCTGCCCCCGTCCTATCTGCTCATCCACCGTGTGACGTTGAGCACGATCGGCGTTCTGTGTCAGCTCGGCGCCACGGTTCGTATGCGCGACGAACTGGAGGAGTGGCTGCCGGGGTTCCTGCCGGAGGAGGAGAGCGAGCCCGCCGCCGAGGCCTGA
- the nudC gene encoding NAD(+) diphosphatase — protein MTTWTDHTADRPIALTAPSGIDRAAHHRLDEAWLAAAWSHPTTRCFVVSGGQVLIDETPDGATELVMTPSFEAPLTEAHRYFLGTDSDGVSYFALQKDALPGRMDQSARPAGLREAGMLLSARDTGLMVHAVGLENWQRTHRFCSRCGERTVIAAAGHIRRCPACGAEHYPRTDPAVIMAVTDDEDRILLGRQVHWPEGRFSTLAGFVEPGESIEESVRREVHEEVGVSVGQVEYIASQPWPFPSSLMLGFMARATSTEVDVDGDEIHEARWFSREELRAAFESEEVLPPYGISIAARLIELWYGKPLPMRGHTG, from the coding sequence GTGACCACTTGGACCGACCACACCGCCGACCGACCCATCGCGCTCACCGCCCCGAGCGGCATCGACCGGGCCGCCCACCACCGGCTCGACGAGGCCTGGCTCGCGGCGGCGTGGAGCCACCCCACCACCCGCTGCTTCGTGGTCTCCGGCGGCCAGGTCCTCATCGACGAGACACCGGACGGCGCGACCGAACTCGTCATGACCCCCTCGTTCGAGGCCCCGCTCACCGAGGCGCACCGCTACTTCCTGGGCACGGACTCGGACGGTGTGAGCTATTTCGCACTCCAGAAGGACGCGCTGCCCGGTCGCATGGACCAGTCCGCGCGCCCGGCGGGTCTGCGGGAGGCGGGCATGCTGCTGTCCGCGCGCGACACGGGCCTCATGGTCCACGCGGTCGGCCTGGAGAACTGGCAGCGCACCCACCGCTTCTGCTCCCGCTGCGGCGAGCGCACGGTCATCGCTGCGGCCGGCCACATCCGCCGCTGCCCGGCCTGCGGCGCCGAGCACTACCCACGCACCGACCCGGCCGTGATCATGGCCGTCACGGACGACGAGGACCGCATCCTGCTCGGCCGCCAGGTGCACTGGCCCGAGGGACGGTTCTCGACCCTCGCGGGCTTCGTCGAGCCCGGCGAGTCCATCGAGGAGTCCGTGCGCCGCGAGGTCCACGAGGAGGTCGGCGTCTCCGTCGGCCAGGTCGAGTACATCGCCAGCCAGCCCTGGCCCTTCCCGTCCAGCCTCATGCTGGGCTTCATGGCCCGCGCCACCTCGACCGAGGTCGACGTCGACGGGGACGAGATCCACGAGGCCCGCTGGTTCTCCCGCGAAGAGCTGCGGGCCGCGTTCGAGTCCGAGGAGGTCCTGCCTCCCTACGGCATCTCGATCGCGGCCCGGCTGATCGAACTCTGGTACGGCAAGCCCCTGCCGATGCGAGGTCACACCGGCTAG
- a CDS encoding ThiF family adenylyltransferase, with the protein MHPMVKPALRRGWRDLNTVQFGLAPAHAMVLGPMDTATGSFLDLLDGTRGLPLLRDEGRRMGLPDGHVDGLVDRLARSGLLDDVRGGGPAADELRGKPEVLARLRPDAATLSLIAPAPGDAMKQLAARRSMRVQVRGAGRVGAVIASLLSGAGVGEVGVCDVGRVEPWDVAPGGLPAESIGDRRDTAARRAARLAAPDRPPRRRRGPQSPPEFSKSQAEEGPTNRLREEPGFSLVIVAPRDGVDVHAPKPTAAEPLIASGTPHLYAGVVEGTGVVGPLVLPGETACAGCLDQGRADRDETWPRLVAQWRSGRPRQVEACDLALATTVAGLAAGHALAFLDGRLPSSAGARWETTLPGFDWHARPVWAHPACPCAAAEREPVEKGNEEHTAMDGGPHETMAGHQRSTRLSRKAHAARPAGTWRAHV; encoded by the coding sequence ATGCATCCGATGGTGAAGCCGGCGCTGCGGCGCGGCTGGCGGGATCTCAACACCGTGCAGTTCGGGCTCGCGCCCGCGCACGCCATGGTGCTCGGGCCGATGGACACGGCAACGGGGAGTTTTCTCGACCTGCTCGACGGCACGCGCGGGCTGCCGCTCCTGCGTGACGAGGGCCGCAGAATGGGCTTGCCCGACGGGCATGTGGACGGGCTGGTGGACCGGCTCGCCCGCTCCGGTCTGCTGGACGACGTGAGGGGCGGCGGCCCGGCCGCCGACGAACTGCGGGGGAAACCCGAGGTCCTGGCCCGGCTCCGGCCGGACGCCGCCACGCTCTCGCTGATCGCGCCCGCCCCGGGTGACGCCATGAAGCAGCTGGCCGCCCGCCGTTCAATGCGCGTGCAGGTACGGGGCGCGGGCCGCGTCGGTGCCGTCATCGCCTCTCTCCTGTCGGGCGCGGGCGTCGGCGAGGTCGGCGTGTGCGACGTGGGCCGGGTCGAGCCGTGGGACGTGGCGCCGGGCGGTCTGCCCGCCGAGTCGATCGGTGACCGCAGGGACACGGCGGCACGGCGGGCCGCTCGCCTCGCCGCACCGGATCGCCCGCCCCGGCGCCGACGAGGACCGCAGTCGCCACCGGAGTTTTCGAAGAGCCAGGCGGAGGAGGGGCCGACGAACCGTCTTCGCGAGGAGCCCGGCTTCTCCCTGGTGATCGTCGCCCCGCGCGACGGTGTCGACGTCCACGCCCCCAAGCCCACTGCCGCCGAGCCGCTGATCGCCTCGGGCACACCCCATCTCTATGCCGGGGTCGTGGAGGGAACGGGTGTCGTCGGCCCTCTGGTCCTCCCCGGTGAGACGGCCTGCGCGGGCTGTCTCGACCAGGGGCGGGCCGATCGCGACGAGACCTGGCCGCGGCTGGTGGCCCAGTGGCGTTCCGGTCGGCCTCGTCAGGTCGAGGCGTGCGATCTGGCGCTGGCCACGACCGTCGCCGGGCTGGCCGCCGGGCATGCCCTCGCGTTCCTCGACGGGCGGTTGCCGTCCAGTGCGGGAGCCCGCTGGGAGACCACGTTGCCCGGGTTCGACTGGCACGCGCGCCCGGTCTGGGCACACCCCGCGTGCCCGTGCGCGGCCGCGGAGAGGGAGCCCGTCGAGAAAGGTAATGAGGAACACACCGCTATGGACGGGGGACCGCACGAGACAATGGCGGGGCATCAGCGGTCAACGAGGTTGTCCCGCAAGGCACACGCGGCACGGCCTGCTGGGACTTGGAGGGCGCATGTCTGA
- a CDS encoding dipeptidase yields the protein MSKPVDSAVSAVRTYIQNHRAAFLDDLVEWLRIPSVSAQPEHAADVERSADWLAAKLRETGFPTAEVWRTPGAPAVFAEWPSDDPEAPTVLVYGHHDVQPAAREDGWDTEPFEPVIRGNRLHARGAADDKGQVFFHTLGVRAHLAATGRTAPAVRLKLLIEGEEESGSPHFRALVEQHADRLAADAVIVSDTGMWAEDTPTVCTGMRGLAECEIQLFGPGQDIHSGSFGGAVPNPATEVARLVAALHDEHARVTIPGFYDGIVELTDVERALFAELPFDEERWLRTAKSTAAYGEAGHTTLERVWARPTAEVNGIGGGYQGAGSKTIIPSSAMVKLSFRLVAGQDPDHIEKIVRAWVIDRIPTGIGYEITFSGATRPCLTPLDHPALQAVVRAMGRAFEQPIRYTREGGSGPAADLQDVLGAPVLFLGISVPSDGWHAPNEKVELDLLLKGVETSAHLWSDLAESPREAH from the coding sequence ATGAGCAAGCCCGTTGACAGTGCCGTCAGCGCCGTCCGTACGTACATCCAGAACCACCGCGCGGCTTTCCTCGACGACCTCGTGGAATGGCTGCGCATCCCGTCCGTGTCGGCCCAGCCCGAGCACGCCGCGGACGTCGAGCGCAGCGCCGACTGGCTCGCCGCCAAACTCCGGGAGACCGGCTTCCCCACCGCCGAGGTCTGGCGGACACCGGGCGCACCCGCCGTCTTCGCCGAGTGGCCCTCCGACGACCCCGAAGCCCCGACGGTCCTCGTCTACGGGCACCACGACGTGCAGCCCGCCGCCCGCGAGGACGGCTGGGACACCGAGCCGTTCGAGCCCGTGATTCGCGGAAACCGCCTCCACGCGCGCGGGGCGGCCGACGACAAGGGCCAGGTGTTCTTCCACACACTCGGCGTCCGCGCCCACCTCGCCGCCACCGGCCGCACCGCCCCGGCCGTCCGTCTGAAGCTGCTCATCGAGGGCGAGGAGGAGTCCGGCTCCCCGCACTTCCGCGCCCTCGTCGAGCAGCACGCCGATCGCCTCGCCGCCGATGCGGTGATCGTCTCCGACACCGGCATGTGGGCCGAGGACACTCCCACGGTGTGCACCGGCATGCGCGGCCTCGCCGAGTGCGAGATCCAGCTGTTCGGGCCCGGCCAGGACATCCACTCTGGCTCCTTCGGCGGCGCCGTCCCCAACCCGGCCACCGAGGTCGCCCGCCTCGTCGCCGCCCTGCACGACGAGCACGCGCGCGTGACGATCCCCGGCTTCTACGACGGCATCGTGGAACTCACCGACGTTGAGCGCGCACTCTTCGCCGAGCTGCCCTTCGACGAGGAGCGCTGGCTGCGCACGGCCAAGTCGACGGCGGCGTACGGAGAGGCCGGCCACACCACCCTGGAGCGCGTCTGGGCCCGCCCGACCGCCGAGGTCAACGGCATCGGCGGTGGCTATCAGGGCGCCGGCAGCAAGACGATCATCCCGTCGTCCGCCATGGTGAAGCTGTCCTTCCGCCTGGTCGCGGGCCAGGACCCGGACCACATCGAGAAGATCGTCCGCGCGTGGGTCATCGATCGGATCCCCACGGGGATCGGCTACGAGATCACGTTCAGCGGCGCCACCCGCCCCTGCCTGACTCCGCTGGACCACCCCGCCCTGCAGGCCGTCGTACGCGCCATGGGCCGCGCCTTCGAGCAGCCGATCCGCTACACACGCGAGGGCGGCTCAGGGCCCGCCGCCGACCTCCAGGACGTCCTCGGCGCACCTGTGCTCTTCCTCGGCATCTCCGTCCCCTCCGACGGCTGGCACGCCCCGAACGAGAAGGTCGAGCTGGACCTGCTCCTCAAGGGAGTCGAGACCAGCGCCCACCTCTGGAGCGACCTGGCCGAAAGCCCCCGCGAGGCACACTGA
- a CDS encoding WhiB family transcriptional regulator gives MQLEAHAPSVPPSEAIPKPGLTEDSTLTPLTALTALDDAIENLGVSVPCRSYDPEVFFAESPADVEYAKSLCRTCPLMEACLAGAKERREPWGVWGGELFVQGVVVARKRPRGRPRKNPVTA, from the coding sequence GTGCAACTCGAAGCGCACGCCCCGTCCGTACCGCCCTCAGAAGCGATCCCCAAGCCCGGTCTCACGGAGGACTCCACCTTGACCCCGCTCACTGCGCTCACCGCGCTCGACGACGCCATCGAGAACCTCGGCGTATCCGTCCCCTGCCGCTCCTACGACCCGGAGGTCTTCTTCGCCGAGTCGCCGGCCGACGTCGAGTACGCCAAGTCCCTCTGCCGCACCTGCCCGCTGATGGAGGCTTGCCTCGCCGGCGCCAAGGAGCGGCGTGAGCCCTGGGGCGTCTGGGGTGGCGAGCTGTTCGTCCAGGGTGTCGTCGTAGCCCGCAAGCGGCCCCGTGGTCGCCCGCGCAAGAACCCGGTCACGGCATGA
- a CDS encoding M48 metallopeptidase family protein, translated as MPADPLHRAGKPQRSTTSQPPSGSGASAIEVRRSARRRRTVSAYREGDRTVVLIPARMSEAEEQRWVTVMLDKLAAQESKRRIGDTELAERAERLSEQFFGGRARPTSVRWVTNQNTRWGSCTPAEGSIRLSHRLQGMPEYVVDYVLLHELAHLLVPGHGPRFWRLLEAYPRTERARGYLEGVVAADRLPHLPAGRDE; from the coding sequence GTGCCCGCCGACCCACTGCACCGCGCCGGAAAGCCACAGCGCAGCACGACGAGCCAGCCGCCAAGCGGTTCGGGGGCGAGCGCGATCGAGGTTCGCAGGAGCGCGCGACGGCGCAGAACCGTCTCCGCGTACCGCGAGGGCGATCGCACCGTCGTACTGATCCCCGCTCGTATGTCCGAGGCGGAGGAGCAACGCTGGGTGACCGTCATGCTCGACAAGCTGGCCGCACAGGAGAGTAAACGGCGCATCGGCGACACCGAACTGGCCGAGCGCGCCGAGCGCCTGTCGGAGCAGTTCTTCGGCGGCCGGGCCCGCCCGACGTCGGTCCGCTGGGTCACCAACCAGAACACACGCTGGGGCTCGTGCACCCCCGCCGAGGGCAGTATCCGGCTGTCGCACCGCCTGCAGGGCATGCCCGAGTACGTCGTCGACTACGTCCTCCTCCACGAACTCGCCCACCTGCTCGTGCCCGGCCACGGCCCGCGCTTCTGGCGGCTGCTGGAGGCGTATCCGCGCACCGAGCGCGCTCGCGGCTACCTCGAAGGAGTGGTGGCCGCCGACCGGCTGCCGCACCTGCCGGCCGGACGCGACGAGTGA
- a CDS encoding mycoredoxin has protein sequence MPGTVTMYSTTWCGYCRRLKSQMDREGITYNEINIELDPESAAFVEKANGGNQTVPTVLFPDGSTLTNPSLAQVKQKVGV, from the coding sequence ATGCCGGGCACTGTGACGATGTACAGCACCACGTGGTGCGGCTACTGCCGCCGTCTGAAGAGCCAGATGGACCGCGAAGGCATCACGTACAACGAGATCAACATCGAACTGGACCCGGAGTCAGCGGCGTTCGTCGAGAAGGCGAACGGTGGGAACCAGACGGTTCCCACCGTTCTCTTCCCGGACGGTTCGACGCTCACGAACCCCTCGCTGGCGCAGGTCAAGCAGAAGGTCGGCGTCTGA
- a CDS encoding ATP-dependent DNA helicase UvrD2 — protein MTAATHSTLFPRVPDSADAVLEGLDPEQRAVATALHGPVCVLAGAGTGKTRAITHRIAYGVRAGMLQPASVLAVTFTNRAAGEMRGRLRQLGASGVQARTFHSAALRQLQYFWPKAVGGVMPRIVDRKIQLVADAAAACRIRLDRNELRDVAAEIEWSKVTQTVPADYAPAADKAGRDIPRDAAEIAQLYATYEDLKRGRSVIDFEDVLLLTVGILQDRHDITEQVRSQYQHFVVDEYQDVSPLQQRLLELWLGDRDNLCVVGDASQTIYSFTGATPDHLLDFRLRHPGATVVKLVRDYRSSPQVVHLANGLLSQARGRAADHRLELISQRPPGPEPVYTDYTDEPTEAEGAARRIRDLVASGVPAGEIAILFRTNSQSETYEQALADAGVPYQLRGAERFFDRPEVRKAGTALRAAARFGANDTLLEDAVDLPSQVRAVLSGEGWTTEPPAGSGAVRERWESLAALVSLAQDFAAARPDATLGDLVAELDERASAQHAPTVQGVTLASLHSAKGLEWDVVFLVGVAEGMMPITYAKTDEQIEEERRLLYVGVTRARERLFVSWSLSRSPGSRPNRRPSRFLNGLRPGSSATTGRTGASGSGGVERGSASSPLVGETGGGTAAAPRRTSRTPARCRVCGRTLRDGGEMKLMRCEDCPSDMDEGLYERLREWRAVQARRSGQPEFCVFTDRTLMAIAEAGPSTPVELTRIPGVIARKLQRYGADVLDICAGREPASLDESD, from the coding sequence GTGACAGCAGCAACGCACTCCACCCTCTTCCCGCGGGTCCCCGACTCGGCCGACGCGGTGCTCGAAGGGCTCGACCCCGAGCAGCGCGCGGTGGCTACCGCCCTGCACGGGCCGGTGTGCGTGCTGGCCGGCGCCGGTACGGGCAAGACGAGAGCGATCACCCACCGCATCGCCTACGGGGTGCGCGCCGGAATGCTCCAACCCGCCAGCGTGCTCGCCGTCACGTTCACCAACCGCGCCGCAGGAGAGATGCGTGGGCGCCTCCGTCAGCTCGGAGCCTCCGGCGTCCAGGCCCGGACGTTCCACTCGGCGGCCCTGCGGCAACTGCAGTACTTCTGGCCCAAGGCCGTCGGCGGCGTCATGCCGAGGATCGTCGACCGCAAGATCCAGCTCGTCGCGGACGCGGCCGCCGCCTGCCGCATCCGTCTCGATCGCAACGAACTGCGCGATGTGGCGGCCGAGATCGAGTGGTCCAAGGTCACCCAGACCGTCCCCGCCGACTACGCTCCCGCAGCCGACAAGGCGGGTCGTGACATCCCTCGCGACGCCGCCGAGATCGCCCAGCTCTACGCGACCTACGAGGACCTCAAACGCGGGCGCTCGGTCATCGACTTCGAGGACGTGCTGCTGCTCACCGTCGGCATCCTGCAGGACCGCCACGACATCACCGAACAGGTCCGCTCCCAGTACCAGCACTTCGTGGTCGACGAGTACCAGGACGTCAGCCCCCTCCAGCAACGCCTCCTGGAGCTGTGGCTCGGCGACCGGGACAATCTGTGCGTGGTGGGAGACGCCAGCCAGACCATCTACTCGTTCACTGGCGCAACCCCCGACCATCTGCTGGACTTCCGCCTCCGCCACCCCGGGGCCACCGTCGTCAAACTGGTCCGCGACTACCGCTCCTCCCCGCAGGTCGTCCACCTCGCCAACGGCCTCCTCTCCCAGGCCCGTGGCCGCGCCGCCGACCACCGCCTGGAGCTGATCTCCCAGCGGCCCCCGGGTCCCGAACCCGTCTACACCGATTACACGGATGAGCCGACCGAGGCCGAGGGCGCCGCCCGCCGTATCCGCGACCTCGTCGCCTCCGGGGTCCCGGCCGGCGAGATCGCCATCCTGTTCCGCACGAACTCCCAGTCCGAGACCTATGAACAGGCCCTCGCCGACGCCGGAGTGCCGTACCAGCTCCGTGGTGCCGAGCGGTTCTTCGACCGACCCGAGGTACGCAAGGCGGGCACGGCGCTGAGAGCCGCCGCCCGCTTCGGCGCCAACGACACCCTCCTCGAAGACGCCGTCGACCTCCCCTCGCAGGTGCGGGCCGTGCTGTCCGGCGAGGGATGGACCACCGAGCCCCCGGCGGGCTCCGGCGCCGTCCGAGAACGCTGGGAGTCGCTCGCGGCCCTGGTGAGCCTGGCGCAGGACTTCGCCGCGGCCAGACCGGACGCGACGCTCGGCGACCTGGTGGCGGAACTCGACGAACGGGCGAGCGCCCAGCACGCCCCGACCGTCCAGGGCGTCACCCTCGCCTCACTGCACTCCGCGAAGGGTCTGGAGTGGGACGTCGTGTTCCTCGTCGGAGTCGCCGAGGGCATGATGCCGATCACCTACGCGAAAACCGACGAGCAGATCGAAGAGGAGAGACGTCTCCTCTATGTGGGTGTCACCCGCGCGCGAGAACGGCTCTTCGTCTCGTGGTCCCTGTCCCGCTCGCCCGGCAGCCGCCCGAACCGTCGCCCCAGTCGCTTCCTCAACGGCCTGCGCCCCGGCTCGTCCGCCACCACGGGCCGAACGGGGGCGAGCGGCTCCGGAGGCGTCGAACGGGGCTCGGCGAGCAGCCCCCTCGTGGGTGAGACGGGCGGCGGCACAGCGGCGGCCCCGCGCCGCACCAGCCGTACGCCCGCCCGCTGCCGTGTCTGCGGACGCACCCTGCGGGACGGCGGCGAGATGAAGCTGATGCGCTGCGAGGACTGCCCCTCCGACATGGACGAGGGACTCTACGAACGGCTCCGCGAGTGGCGGGCCGTTCAGGCTCGGCGCAGCGGACAGCCGGAGTTCTGCGTCTTCACGGATCGCACCCTCATGGCCATCGCCGAAGCGGGGCCGAGCACTCCGGTCGAACTCACTCGCATCCCCGGCGTCATCGCGCGTAAGCTCCAGCGCTACGGCGCCGATGTACTCGACATCTGCGCAGGTCGGGAGCCCGCGAGCCTTGACGAGAGCGACTGA